One stretch of Punica granatum isolate Tunisia-2019 chromosome 5, ASM765513v2, whole genome shotgun sequence DNA includes these proteins:
- the LOC116209208 gene encoding uncharacterized protein LOC116209208, with the protein MPEMEAGENKSSGKGTFDRHNTVSYVSEIEGVEEDSKEGNNITSSGLPLASIKEDIDHISLCSYGSRGSEDCVYVGVGKSESSMDALTWSLNHAIGSGQSTTVYLVHVFPEIRYIPSPLGNLPVSRVNREQLESFMAQERGKRRELLQNFLNSCHASKVKVDTMLIESDMVAKAILDLIPVLNIKKLVVGTPKSNLRKLRARKGNGIADQILQNIPESCNLKIICGGNQVVLDQLTVNNCQTSSPPSRSQSPRDVGNGDKTKPGQEGMGSTNGAISCMCFRSNKFV; encoded by the exons ATGCCCGAAATGGAGGCTGGAGAGAACAAGAGCTCTGGCAAAGGGACATTCGATCGTCACAACACGGTAAGTTATGTGTCGGAGATAGAAGGAGTAGAGGAAGACTCAAAGGAGGGCAATAATATAACGTCCAGTGGCCTGCCTCTTGCATCCATCAAGGAAGACATCGATCACATTAGTTTGTGTTCTTATGGCTCCCGAGGTTCGGAAGACTGCGTCTATGTAGGAGTCGGGAAGAGTGAGTCGAGCATGGACGCCCTGACATGGTCGCTCAACCATGCCATTGGTTCCGGCCAGTCCACCACCGTCTACCTCGTCCATGTATTTCCTGAGATCCGCTATATTCCATCTCCTC TGGGGAATCTACCGGTAAGCCGAGTGAACCGAGAGCAGCTGGAGAGCTTCATGGCACAAGAAAGAGGCAAGAGGAGAGAACTCCTCCAGAATTTCCTAAACTCATGCCATGCCTCCAAG GTTAAGGTGGACACAATGCTCATAGAAAGTGATATGGTGGCAAAGGCAATCCTAGACCTCATTCCTGTTCTCAACATCAAGAAGCTTGTTGTCGGAACCCCCAAATCCAATCTCAG GAAGCTGAGGGCACGAAAGGGAAATGGGATTGCTGATCAGATACTACAGAACATACCGGAGAGCTGCAATCTAAAAATTATATGCGGAGGAAATCAAGTAGTGTTGGATCAACTGACCGTTAATAATTGTCAGACGTCATCCCCACCATCGCGGTCTCAGTCTCCACGCGATGTCGGCAATGGTGATAAAACCAAAcctggacaagaagggatggGATCCACTAATGGTGCTATTTCCTGCATGTGTTTCAGATCAAATAAGTTCGTATGA
- the LOC116209207 gene encoding UDP-glycosyltransferase TURAN isoform X2, whose protein sequence is MLLHMEKHWPRTLQWLPKPLTLLVKPVFQFVALLWFLCLKIPPPDVFIVQNPPSVPTLVVVRWASWLRKAALIVDWHNFGYTLLKLSLGNSSPFVAVYHWLEKHYGKMADGSFCVTRAMQQELAQNWGISATVLYDRPPEFFHPASLVEKHELFCRLSKSLSLPPGVHDCISYGGLTGGSHETPFTILTGSEILLKENRPALIVSSTSWTPDEDFSILLEAAVMYDRRVAAILREEDTTDREVLWKEMNDGRKYPYPRLLFIITGKGPEKEKYEEKIRALDLKRVAFRTMWLSAEDYPLLLGSADLGVCLHTSSSGLDLPMKVVDMFGCGLPVCAVSYSCIGELVEAHRNGLLFSTSSELADELLMLLKDFPNNSNELNSLRNGAVASTTWANEWEEQAKPLLMEVISKKTG, encoded by the exons ATGTTGTTGCATATGGAG AAACATTGGCCAAGAACCCTGCAGTGGCTTCCAAAGCCGTTGACTCTTTTGGTTAAGCCAGTATTCCAGTTTGTTGCTCTTCTTTGGTTTCTCTGTTTAAAGATACCTCCTCCAGATGTTTTCATTGTGCAG AACCCACCTTCAGTTCCCACATTGGTTGTAGTCAGATGGGCTAGCTGGTTGAGGAAGGCAGCATTGATCGTTGATTGGCATAATTTTGGATATACTTTGCTGAAATTGTCCCTCGGAAATAGTAGTCCATTTGTGGCAGTATACCATTG GCTTGAGAAGCATTACGGAAAGATGGCTGATGGTTCCTTCTGTGTGACGAGAGCAATGCAACAGGAATTGGCACAGAACTGGGGAATTAG TGCCACCGTTCTTTATGATCGACCTCCAGAATTTTTTCATCCTGCTTCACTAGTGGAAAAGCATGAG CTGTTCTGCAGGTTAAGTAAAAGTCTCAGCCTTCCCCCTGGTGTTCACGATTGCATCAGCTATG GAGGTCTGACAGGGGGAAGCCATGAGACCCCATTCACCATTCTCACTGGCTCTGAGATTTTGTTGAAGGAAAATAGGCCGGCTCTCATTGTTAGTAGTACAAGTTG GACCCCAGATGAAGATTTTAGCATTCTCTTGGAAGCAGCAGTAATGTATGATAGGCGAGTGGCAGCTATCTTAAGAGAAGAAGATACTACTGACAGGGAGGTCCTTTGGAAGGAAATGAATGATGGGAGGAAATATCCCTATCCTAGGCTATTGTTCATAATCACTG GCAAAGGGCCAGAGAAAGAGAAATACGAGGAAAAGATCAGGGCGTTGGACCTTAAACGGGTGGCATTTCGTACCATGTGGCTCTCAGCTGAAGATTATCCATTACTTCTTG GATCAGCAGATCTCGGTGTATGCTTGCATACTTCCTCATCAGGCCTGGACCTCCCAATGAAG GTGGTGGACATGTTTGGTTGTGGACTTCCTGTCTGTGCTGTTTCGTATTCTTG TATTGGAGAACTCGTGGAAGCGCACAGAAACGGTCTCCTGTTTTCAACATCTTCGGAGCTAGCTGATGAACTTCTG ATGCTACTCAAGGATTTTCCGAACAATTCTAATGAACTGAATTCACTAAGAAATGGTGCAGTAGCCTCCACGACGTGGGCTAATGAGTGGGAAGAGCAAGCTAAGCCGTTACTGATGGAG GTTATATCTAAAAAAACCGGTTGA
- the LOC116209207 gene encoding UDP-glycosyltransferase TURAN isoform X1, with translation MGRRGRACVVVLGDFGRSPRMQYHALSLARQASLEVDVVAYGGSKPHKAVLEQSSIHIHEMKHWPRTLQWLPKPLTLLVKPVFQFVALLWFLCLKIPPPDVFIVQNPPSVPTLVVVRWASWLRKAALIVDWHNFGYTLLKLSLGNSSPFVAVYHWLEKHYGKMADGSFCVTRAMQQELAQNWGISATVLYDRPPEFFHPASLVEKHELFCRLSKSLSLPPGVHDCISYGGLTGGSHETPFTILTGSEILLKENRPALIVSSTSWTPDEDFSILLEAAVMYDRRVAAILREEDTTDREVLWKEMNDGRKYPYPRLLFIITGKGPEKEKYEEKIRALDLKRVAFRTMWLSAEDYPLLLGSADLGVCLHTSSSGLDLPMKVVDMFGCGLPVCAVSYSCIGELVEAHRNGLLFSTSSELADELLMLLKDFPNNSNELNSLRNGAVASTTWANEWEEQAKPLLMEVISKKTG, from the exons ATGGGGAGAAGAGGCAGGGCTTGTGTGGTTGTTTTGGGCGATTTCGGTCGGAGCCCTCGAATGCAGTATCACGCTCTCTCCCTCGCCCGTCAG GCATCTTTGGAAGTAGATGTTGTTGCATATGGAG GCTCCAAACCTCATAAAGCCGTGCTTGAGCAAAGTTCGATTCATATTCACGAGATG AAACATTGGCCAAGAACCCTGCAGTGGCTTCCAAAGCCGTTGACTCTTTTGGTTAAGCCAGTATTCCAGTTTGTTGCTCTTCTTTGGTTTCTCTGTTTAAAGATACCTCCTCCAGATGTTTTCATTGTGCAG AACCCACCTTCAGTTCCCACATTGGTTGTAGTCAGATGGGCTAGCTGGTTGAGGAAGGCAGCATTGATCGTTGATTGGCATAATTTTGGATATACTTTGCTGAAATTGTCCCTCGGAAATAGTAGTCCATTTGTGGCAGTATACCATTG GCTTGAGAAGCATTACGGAAAGATGGCTGATGGTTCCTTCTGTGTGACGAGAGCAATGCAACAGGAATTGGCACAGAACTGGGGAATTAG TGCCACCGTTCTTTATGATCGACCTCCAGAATTTTTTCATCCTGCTTCACTAGTGGAAAAGCATGAG CTGTTCTGCAGGTTAAGTAAAAGTCTCAGCCTTCCCCCTGGTGTTCACGATTGCATCAGCTATG GAGGTCTGACAGGGGGAAGCCATGAGACCCCATTCACCATTCTCACTGGCTCTGAGATTTTGTTGAAGGAAAATAGGCCGGCTCTCATTGTTAGTAGTACAAGTTG GACCCCAGATGAAGATTTTAGCATTCTCTTGGAAGCAGCAGTAATGTATGATAGGCGAGTGGCAGCTATCTTAAGAGAAGAAGATACTACTGACAGGGAGGTCCTTTGGAAGGAAATGAATGATGGGAGGAAATATCCCTATCCTAGGCTATTGTTCATAATCACTG GCAAAGGGCCAGAGAAAGAGAAATACGAGGAAAAGATCAGGGCGTTGGACCTTAAACGGGTGGCATTTCGTACCATGTGGCTCTCAGCTGAAGATTATCCATTACTTCTTG GATCAGCAGATCTCGGTGTATGCTTGCATACTTCCTCATCAGGCCTGGACCTCCCAATGAAG GTGGTGGACATGTTTGGTTGTGGACTTCCTGTCTGTGCTGTTTCGTATTCTTG TATTGGAGAACTCGTGGAAGCGCACAGAAACGGTCTCCTGTTTTCAACATCTTCGGAGCTAGCTGATGAACTTCTG ATGCTACTCAAGGATTTTCCGAACAATTCTAATGAACTGAATTCACTAAGAAATGGTGCAGTAGCCTCCACGACGTGGGCTAATGAGTGGGAAGAGCAAGCTAAGCCGTTACTGATGGAG GTTATATCTAAAAAAACCGGTTGA
- the LOC116209207 gene encoding UDP-glycosyltransferase TURAN isoform X3: MKHWPRTLQWLPKPLTLLVKPVFQFVALLWFLCLKIPPPDVFIVQNPPSVPTLVVVRWASWLRKAALIVDWHNFGYTLLKLSLGNSSPFVAVYHWLEKHYGKMADGSFCVTRAMQQELAQNWGISATVLYDRPPEFFHPASLVEKHELFCRLSKSLSLPPGVHDCISYGGLTGGSHETPFTILTGSEILLKENRPALIVSSTSWTPDEDFSILLEAAVMYDRRVAAILREEDTTDREVLWKEMNDGRKYPYPRLLFIITGKGPEKEKYEEKIRALDLKRVAFRTMWLSAEDYPLLLGSADLGVCLHTSSSGLDLPMKVVDMFGCGLPVCAVSYSCIGELVEAHRNGLLFSTSSELADELLMLLKDFPNNSNELNSLRNGAVASTTWANEWEEQAKPLLMEVISKKTG, from the exons ATG AAACATTGGCCAAGAACCCTGCAGTGGCTTCCAAAGCCGTTGACTCTTTTGGTTAAGCCAGTATTCCAGTTTGTTGCTCTTCTTTGGTTTCTCTGTTTAAAGATACCTCCTCCAGATGTTTTCATTGTGCAG AACCCACCTTCAGTTCCCACATTGGTTGTAGTCAGATGGGCTAGCTGGTTGAGGAAGGCAGCATTGATCGTTGATTGGCATAATTTTGGATATACTTTGCTGAAATTGTCCCTCGGAAATAGTAGTCCATTTGTGGCAGTATACCATTG GCTTGAGAAGCATTACGGAAAGATGGCTGATGGTTCCTTCTGTGTGACGAGAGCAATGCAACAGGAATTGGCACAGAACTGGGGAATTAG TGCCACCGTTCTTTATGATCGACCTCCAGAATTTTTTCATCCTGCTTCACTAGTGGAAAAGCATGAG CTGTTCTGCAGGTTAAGTAAAAGTCTCAGCCTTCCCCCTGGTGTTCACGATTGCATCAGCTATG GAGGTCTGACAGGGGGAAGCCATGAGACCCCATTCACCATTCTCACTGGCTCTGAGATTTTGTTGAAGGAAAATAGGCCGGCTCTCATTGTTAGTAGTACAAGTTG GACCCCAGATGAAGATTTTAGCATTCTCTTGGAAGCAGCAGTAATGTATGATAGGCGAGTGGCAGCTATCTTAAGAGAAGAAGATACTACTGACAGGGAGGTCCTTTGGAAGGAAATGAATGATGGGAGGAAATATCCCTATCCTAGGCTATTGTTCATAATCACTG GCAAAGGGCCAGAGAAAGAGAAATACGAGGAAAAGATCAGGGCGTTGGACCTTAAACGGGTGGCATTTCGTACCATGTGGCTCTCAGCTGAAGATTATCCATTACTTCTTG GATCAGCAGATCTCGGTGTATGCTTGCATACTTCCTCATCAGGCCTGGACCTCCCAATGAAG GTGGTGGACATGTTTGGTTGTGGACTTCCTGTCTGTGCTGTTTCGTATTCTTG TATTGGAGAACTCGTGGAAGCGCACAGAAACGGTCTCCTGTTTTCAACATCTTCGGAGCTAGCTGATGAACTTCTG ATGCTACTCAAGGATTTTCCGAACAATTCTAATGAACTGAATTCACTAAGAAATGGTGCAGTAGCCTCCACGACGTGGGCTAATGAGTGGGAAGAGCAAGCTAAGCCGTTACTGATGGAG GTTATATCTAAAAAAACCGGTTGA
- the LOC116208038 gene encoding serine/threonine-protein kinase D6PK, which translates to MASKPASRASPGPKQQHKTAGAPAPEKNELKPLPPQNSKQDPAESSENKRVVSLDQKGSLESQVSKMSINSSSPVPVDATNRVSSQDGSVDQEKKTSDRGSVKDSSVSAKVSDRGDFVESGKSSICRGSTSSDISDESSCSSFSSGINKPHKANDLRWEAIQVVRARDGVLGLSHFRLLKRLGCGDIGSVYLSELSGTKCYFAMKVMDKGSLASRKKLLRAQTEREILQSLDHPFLPTLYTHFETDKFSCLVMEFCPGGDLHTLRQKQPGKYFPEQAVKFYVAEVLLALEYLHMLGIIYRDLKPENVLVREDGHIMLSDFDLSLRCAVSPTLVKTSSLESSEPLRKNSAYCVQPACIEPSCIQPSCVVPTTCFSPRIFSSKSKKDRKPKIEVGNQVSPLPELIAEPTDARSMSFVGTHEYLAPEIIKGEGHGSAVDWWTFGIFLYELLFGKTPFKGSGNRATLFNVVGQPLRFPESPVVSFAARDLIRGLLVKEPQHRLAYKRGATEIKQHPFFEGVNWALIRCATPPEIPRPVEIERIPTGPPSSEKAASVAAAPPTAGPDKKGSDNYLEFDFF; encoded by the exons ATGGCCTCGAAACCTGCTTCAAGAGCTTCTCCTGGTCCGAAGCAACAGCATAAAACTGCCGGCGCTCCTGCACCAGAGAAAAACGAGCTAAAGCCTTTACCTCCGCAAAACTCGAAGCAAGACCCAGCGGAATCTTCTGAAAACAAAAGGGTCGTGAGTTTGGATCAAAAGGGCTCTCTGGAATCACAAGTCAGTAAAATGAGCATAAATTCTAGCTCACCGGTGCCAGTGGACGCAACGAATAGAGTCAGTTCTCAGGATGGTTCTGTCGATCAGGAGAAGAAGACATCGGACCGAGGAAGTGTCAAGGACAGTTCTGTTTCTGCAAAAGTTAGTGACCGGGGAGATTTTGTTGAGAGCGGGAAGAGCAGTATCTGCAGAGGAAGCACAAGCAGTGACATTAGCGATGAGAGCAGCTGTAGCAGCTTCAGCAGTGGCATCAACAAGCCCCATAAAGCGAATGACCTCAGGTGGGAAGCGATACAGGTCGTCCGAGCAAGAGATGGAGTATTGGGTCTGAGCCATTTCAGGCTTCTGAAACGGTTAGGCTGCGGAGATATTGGGAGTGTTTATCTGTCAGAGCTGAGCGGAACAAAATGCTACTTTGCAATGAAGGTAATGGACAAGGGCTCTCTTGCGAGCCGAAAGAAGCTGCTTCGGGCTCAGACGGAGAGGGAGATTTTGCAGTCTCTAGACCACCCATTCCTTCCTACTCTGTATACTCACTTCGAGACCGATAAATTCTCGTGCTTGGTAATGGAGTTTTGCCCGGGCGGAGACCTGCACACTCTTCGCCAGAAGCAGCCCGGGAAATACTTTCCCGAGCAGGCAGTAAA attttatgtGGCTGAGGTCTTGCTGGCCCTAGAGTACCTCCACATGCTCGGGATTATCTACCGGGACCTCAAACCCGAGAACGTTCTCGTTCGAGAAGATGGTCACATAATGCTGTCGGACTTTGACCTCTCCCTCCGCTGTGCTGTTAGCCCAACTCTCGTCAAAACCTCCTCTCTCGAGTCCTCTGAGCCTTTGAGGAAGAATTCTGCTTATTGCGTCCAACCCGCATGTATCGAACCGTCATGCATCCAGCCTTCTTGTGTGGTCCCTACGACATGCTTCTCTCCCCGAATCTTCTCCAGTAAGTCCAAGAAAGACCGGAAACCCAAAATTGAAGTGGGAAACCAAGTGAGCCCATTGCCCGAGCTTATTGCAGAGCCAACAGATGCTCGTTCAATGTCGTTCGTTGGGACCCACGAGTACTTAGCCCCTGAGATAATCAAAGGAGAGGGCCATGGGAGCGCCGTGGATTGGTGGACTTTTGGGATCTTTCTCTATGAACTTTTGTTCGGAAAGACCCCTTTCAAAGGATCAGGAAACCGGGCCACGCTATTCAATGTCGTGGGTCAACCATTGAGATTTCCCGAGTCACCGGTAGTGAGTTTTGCGGCTCGGGATTTGATAAGAGGGCTGCTTGTGAAGGAGCCGCAGCACAGGTTGGCCTATAAGAGAGGGGCCACTGAGATAAAGCAGCACCCCTTCTTCGAAGGCGTGAACTGGGCTCTGATTCGGTGTGCTACACCTCCCGAGATTCCAAGGCCTGTGGAGATAGAGAGGATTCCCACAGGCCCACCGTCGAGCGAAAAGGCTGCTAGTGTCGCCGCCGCCCCTCCTACAGCTGGTCCTGATAAGAAGGGATCGGATAATTATCTCGAGTTTGATTTCTTCTAG